Part of the Ziziphus jujuba cultivar Dongzao chromosome 8, ASM3175591v1 genome is shown below.
AAAGATAGTTTCTGGTAGTCcagttttattttcaactacctCCAACATGGCAATCTACAATGATCCTCCAGCAACAAAAAGTCCACATGTGATGCAAAAGGTGAAgtcatatcatatttttattgcatcCTCCTATACTTTGCTAAGCTATGCGAACACAGAAATGAGATAAATGggatataatatctatatatatatagggttttGGTACAGTGGGTAACTGTATGGTGGGCAAGCAATGCTTGTCCTTTTAAGGATAGGCATGTAAATCTTTTAGGCACCCACACCCAGTCGCCCTCTTTAGCAAAATcctatgtatatacatatatggaagattttattttgttttgccttCTATGTTGTTTGgccatttattatatttcctggTTCTTTGCAAGTGGGCagtttggaaattatatatttcaacTCTTTCTTCCAGACAGTTGACTTCACCAGGGTGAATATAACTTCATGTCAACCTCAAACCAATGAAGATTCTTGTTTGCATCCTTCAAATTTACAGAATTCCGGTGAGTTGAAAGCTGAAATTCTTTTCCACTTCTCCATACTATGAGTAATGCAtgcttatattttttattttctatgtttTGTTTCTGCAAAGGAGAAGATAGGGAAACTTATCTAGTTGAAAGATTCAGAAGCCGATGGTTAGGTGGTTGGGCAGCTGTGGTGTGTGCTCTATTCTATTCACTCTCAGTTTTCTGTGATTATCCCTATTGCCAATTTCTTggcatgctttattttattgtacAAATTTTTAACCCTTATTGACTTATACTTCGACTTTACTGAAACTTGATTATATACTGAAccatttttatttagaaaactCAACCATTCTTatagtttttgcttttgtttttggtgtCTTCCCCTGTCTTCCCTCAAAGGTAGCTGATGATACTGCAAAGTTAAAACAGAATACTCATAGAAGTGTCCCAAAGGCTTTTGCTGCTGAGACGAGCTTTCTCACAGAATCTGCAGATGTTGTCCCAGATGAGAACTCTTTTGTGCACACACGTGAAACACAGGTCCATGGGGAGTCACAGTCTAATATACCCTTTGAAGGTTTACATGACGAAGCTGTTGAAGTAATATTGCATTCTCAAGATGTGGTGAGATCATCTAATTTATCGCTGGTCGATCCTCTCTGTTCAGTTGTTCCATGCAGTATTCCTTCAGAAAATGTCAGTTGTACTATACCTCAGAACCTGAATTATATGGAAACTGATTCTCGGAAATGCTGTAGTCCTGCAACAGAACTTGAGATGGAGAATTCACCCAGGAGCACAACTGCAAATACTGAATTTCAAGGCCCAGTCCGCAGGCGGTTTACTTCACTCAAGACATATAGCATGCTTGTTCCAGAACATGTTGCTACTATAAATGGGGGTAGCCTTTACCATAACCAATCATTTCTATCAGACTTCAAATGGGAGCAGCTTTCCTTCAACAAGAATATGGGCTGCATTAGATCTTGTGACAAAAGGACCTGTAAAGATACCCAACATTGCAGTTCTATGTCAAAGTATACTGCAGGAATACATAATGAGGAAAATTGTGATAATTTGGAAAATGGGATCACAGTTGAGAGGATCAAAAATCAGAAGAAATCTGATCATGAAACTTCTGGAGAAGGAAGTGAGTTTCTGGAAAAAGAGCAACCTCCTATTTTAAATTCTAGGATGTGTTGTTGCCTGCAGGCTTGCATACCTTCTTTGTACAATTCCATAGGAGAGAAACATCCCAAAGAGGCATCAATACCAGAAAATGTACTCAAACTTCAAAAGAATCAGAAACTTACAAAGATACATTCTGACTGTGAGAGTTCACATGATGGATGCATACCGTCTTTGAACAATTTCATAGAAGATAAGCATCCCAAAGAGGCATCAATGCCAGAAAATGTACTCAAACTTCAAAAGAATCACAAACTTAGAAAGAGACAGTCTAACTGTGAGGGTTCACATGATGGACATGTTCCAGCTGAAAAGAGAGCTCGTTTTACTGAAGCAGACACCCAGATTAAGCAGAACAAAATCCTCCAAAAGCTAGATTcttcaaaaacaaattgtaaGACATGCTACTGAATATATATTACACCATTTGCTCATAAGGTGATAGGATGATGaggttatttgtttttgtttcattgtttacTTGTAGGTCCAACTGGAAGAACTAGTAAAAAGCTGAAGTACTCTGAGAAATGGTTAAATCATCGTAGCCATAAAAAAAGTCTCCGAAATTGTTGCTTTAAGATTGGAAAGAGATTGATATTTCAAGGTATAGAATTCCTGCTGACAGGATTTTCTAGCGAGAAGGAAAAGGACATTGAAGAACAAATACGTAAACATGGTGGTATTATTCTCTCTGATATTCCTTCTCCAAATTCAAAGGGAAAAAGGTGCTCAAGATCTAGTTTGTACCAGCTGCCTGTTATATTATGTCTGAAAAAGGttagtttttaatttctatGAATACTTTTTCTTTCTGAAGCCCTTATTGCCTACTTTGATAATGTAAGGCTGTTGTTGTCCACATTTTGCATTGATTCTATCATGTTCATATGACTATTGATATATCCTGCTTGCTTTATGTTTACTAGGTGTTATCATGTTGATAATGCGTAGGATTAAACATACTTTTAAGTCCTCTTATTTTAgggaatttcattttatttgaatCTGTTATTTTATAGATGCCTTGACTTTTAATTAAATGTAGAAGCCTTTTGATGCTCTTGTGTAAAGTACAAACTAATTAGAACTGAAAGGGTGGTAGTATGAGACAAAAAAATAAGCCTCATATATGCAGAATAAATAATTTCTAGAAATATAAATTAGCACAATTCTAGCACAAAACCAACCAGATAACTAGGTTCTCGTACAATGATTCACATGTAAGAAGACGGGATGGAGGGCAAAAAGTAATCCATTAATATTGGAATAAAATTGCATAACTATCCTTATTTATTACAGCTTCTTTGGCACCAGTTTCCTTTAGTTTTCCATACAAAGTTTTCTATTTGATAAGCAATGACATGTGAATAATATTACTTGACAAGATTATCAGGGTTTGTAGGAATCATTTTGAATGTGGTTTTATACATTCTGATGGACTTTTTTCTTACTTGTCACTCTCAGCTACAAACTACCAAGTTCTTGTATGGATGCTC
Proteins encoded:
- the LOC107410322 gene encoding uncharacterized protein LOC107410322 isoform X1 encodes the protein MESLGFHLPQFSEDLVWLPCWLQQHQLEPLNECINETLDHSKSTSEDFALSQGNISCREDSLFSATKEGRHNGCHLFLSGEDNSPISFASSCGNVLQFRLHLSSDGYMQYSETQSLASNAYEAILNSNRVLSAEKLETSDAFREKTLSKMNNEDCGVNILPLNFIPEPVGKSVTQSPSNHKDSTWHYRERFSLKYLKGANINTAVELSTAASEALVIHEIMKSDSEALEAADVLEVALRVKQARLQCLDDAIYCSSEETDKNDSLSDLDDSTMADAFEDVGLPFSVYDRCIGSSSISRVNETPVSQNHHEYENNFSNLKLSVQQINFDNVATEKQLEEDFNLDVVCRKDSASESLKQKIVSGSPVLFSTTSNMAIYNDPPATKSPHVMQKTVDFTRVNITSCQPQTNEDSCLHPSNLQNSGEDRETYLVERFRSRWLGGWAAVVADDTAKLKQNTHRSVPKAFAAETSFLTESADVVPDENSFVHTRETQVHGESQSNIPFEGLHDEAVEVILHSQDVVRSSNLSLVDPLCSVVPCSIPSENVSCTIPQNLNYMETDSRKCCSPATELEMENSPRSTTANTEFQGPVRRRFTSLKTYSMLVPEHVATINGGSLYHNQSFLSDFKWEQLSFNKNMGCIRSCDKRTCKDTQHCSSMSKYTAGIHNEENCDNLENGITVERIKNQKKSDHETSGEGSEFLEKEQPPILNSRMCCCLQACIPSLYNSIGEKHPKEASIPENVLKLQKNQKLTKIHSDCESSHDGCIPSLNNFIEDKHPKEASMPENVLKLQKNHKLRKRQSNCEGSHDGHVPAEKRARFTEADTQIKQNKILQKLDSSKTNCPTGRTSKKLKYSEKWLNHRSHKKSLRNCCFKIGKRLIFQGIEFLLTGFSSEKEKDIEEQIRKHGGIILSDIPSPNSKGKRCSRSSLYQLPVILCLKKLQTTKFLYGCSVNAFILKVDWVTESIRAGYVLLPEKYMILSSRDAQATSIVESVHHKNNNYIFDRVGIVLHGKPNFCTKLAIIIKHGGGQVFKALHWLVNRLDKEKISLGVIVAEDENRASRHLRQCALEWKIPMMPTSWIIKSLYLGKLLPCVDEGPFSSLKGPKKGKLLPVSTEMSEEI
- the LOC107410322 gene encoding uncharacterized protein LOC107410322 isoform X2; this translates as MESLGFHLPQFSEDLVWLPCWLQQHQLEPLNECINETLDHSKSTSEDFALSQGNISCREDSLFSATKEGRHNGCHLFLSGEDNSPISFASSCGNVLQFRLHLSSDGYMQYSETQSLASNAYEAILNSNRVLSAEKLETSDAFREKTLSKMNNEDCGVNILPLNFIPEPVGKSVTQSPSNHKDSTWHYRERFSLKYLKGANINTAVELSTAASEALVIHEIMKSDSEALEAADVLEVALRVKQARLQCLDDAIYCSSEETDKNDSLSDLDDSTMADAFEDVGLPFSVYDRCIGSSSISRVNETPVSQNHHEYENNFSNLKLSVQQINFDNVATEKQLEEDFNLDVVCRKDSASESLKQKIVSGSPVLFSTTSNMAIYNDPPATKSPHVMQKTVDFTRVNITSCQPQTNEDSCLHPSNLQNSDRETYLVERFRSRWLGGWAAVVADDTAKLKQNTHRSVPKAFAAETSFLTESADVVPDENSFVHTRETQVHGESQSNIPFEGLHDEAVEVILHSQDVVRSSNLSLVDPLCSVVPCSIPSENVSCTIPQNLNYMETDSRKCCSPATELEMENSPRSTTANTEFQGPVRRRFTSLKTYSMLVPEHVATINGGSLYHNQSFLSDFKWEQLSFNKNMGCIRSCDKRTCKDTQHCSSMSKYTAGIHNEENCDNLENGITVERIKNQKKSDHETSGEGSEFLEKEQPPILNSRMCCCLQACIPSLYNSIGEKHPKEASIPENVLKLQKNQKLTKIHSDCESSHDGCIPSLNNFIEDKHPKEASMPENVLKLQKNHKLRKRQSNCEGSHDGHVPAEKRARFTEADTQIKQNKILQKLDSSKTNCPTGRTSKKLKYSEKWLNHRSHKKSLRNCCFKIGKRLIFQGIEFLLTGFSSEKEKDIEEQIRKHGGIILSDIPSPNSKGKRCSRSSLYQLPVILCLKKLQTTKFLYGCSVNAFILKVDWVTESIRAGYVLLPEKYMILSSRDAQATSIVESVHHKNNNYIFDRVGIVLHGKPNFCTKLAIIIKHGGGQVFKALHWLVNRLDKEKISLGVIVAEDENRASRHLRQCALEWKIPMMPTSWIIKSLYLGKLLPCVDEGPFSSLKGPKKGKLLPVSTEMSEEI